A window of Candidatus Poribacteria bacterium contains these coding sequences:
- a CDS encoding N-6 DNA methylase produces the protein MPKLNLKPNHKAIRDYYTTLQQYKQHDITHEGAVSSPFDTLLQSCAKQVNATLVPQYPMRTSKGNRIVIDGAILDEYGLPLGYWEAKDIDDDLAKAVQEKQNTGYPLDNILFQTPQRAILYQNGQEVLDVDITEPTHLIDTLQYLFSYVPPALDNWQTAVSDFREHVPDLATKLKELIEQRHETDPAFKKAFSDFYETCRTAINPELSQDAVEEMLIQHILTERIFRTVFNNSAFTRRNIIAREIENVVDELIRQAFSREEFLKPLDRFYVSIEQAAMLCQDFTQKQHFLNTFYEKFFQGFSEDVADTHGIVYTPQPIVDFMVKSVEHILETEFDRSLSDTGVHIIDPFVGTGNFIVRLMQDIQGTALEEKYRHEFHCNEVMLLPYYIASLNIEQEFFQRTGTYLPFEGIALADTFELLEQQQGELFTRENTERVERQKTADMFVVIGNPPYNAWQVNENDNNKNRKYETMDKQIAETYAKDSKATLKNALYDPYVKAIRWASKRIGEEGVVAFVTNNSFLDGLAFDGMRKHLAEDFDAIYILDLGGNARKGLKVSEANVFGIRVGVSINLFIKAKQNPSPSGHIFHYQTDELWNKERKFEFLNEHQHIGAIEWKSIQPDARHTWLTEGLHTEFDAFIPMGTKETKVEKDTAIDVIFKTYSSGVTTGRDPWIYNFDQDALANNMHRMIEDYNAEVARWAQRTNRSANLDDFVVSDDTKIKWSSTLKQKLKGGQIASFAEAKIRQSIYRPFTKSHLYFDRMVNDRMLVFPSIFPTLETESENRVIIVSDHGFRAGFNTLMANLISDSHILATQDRFQCFPFYTYDEDGTNRRENITDWALAEFRTHYSDDTITKWDIFHYNYALLHHPTYREKYEMNLKRDLPHIPFAEDFWGFAEAGAALADLHVNYESAPKYNGLKYIETPGMPVDWRVEKMKLSKDKTQLKYNDFLTLDGIPAEVYEYRLGTRSALEWVVDQYRVKTDKRSGIINDPNRETEPRYIVDLVASVITVSLKTVEIVRNLPTL, from the coding sequence ATGCCGAAACTCAACCTCAAACCTAATCACAAAGCAATCCGCGATTACTACACCACGCTGCAGCAATACAAACAACACGACATCACACACGAAGGTGCCGTCAGCTCACCTTTTGATACATTATTACAATCTTGTGCAAAACAGGTGAACGCCACACTCGTCCCACAATACCCAATGCGTACCTCAAAAGGGAACCGTATCGTCATTGACGGTGCAATCCTCGACGAATACGGACTCCCGCTCGGCTACTGGGAAGCGAAAGATATAGACGACGACCTCGCCAAAGCGGTGCAGGAGAAACAGAACACAGGCTATCCGCTCGACAATATCCTCTTCCAAACGCCACAGCGTGCCATCTTATACCAGAACGGACAAGAGGTCCTGGACGTTGATATTACGGAACCCACACATCTAATTGATACCCTGCAATACCTTTTCTCTTACGTCCCACCCGCCCTGGACAATTGGCAGACTGCCGTCTCCGATTTCAGGGAACACGTCCCAGACCTCGCAACCAAACTAAAGGAACTCATTGAGCAACGCCACGAAACCGATCCAGCCTTCAAGAAAGCGTTCTCCGATTTTTACGAAACCTGCCGCACCGCGATTAACCCCGAACTCTCACAGGATGCCGTCGAGGAGATGCTCATCCAGCACATCCTCACCGAACGCATCTTCAGGACTGTCTTTAACAACTCCGCCTTCACCCGCCGAAACATCATCGCACGCGAGATTGAAAATGTCGTTGACGAACTTATCCGTCAGGCGTTCAGTCGCGAGGAATTCCTCAAACCCTTAGACCGGTTCTACGTCTCCATTGAGCAAGCCGCGATGCTCTGCCAAGACTTCACCCAAAAACAGCACTTCCTCAACACGTTCTACGAGAAATTTTTTCAGGGGTTCTCCGAAGATGTGGCAGACACACACGGCATCGTCTACACGCCGCAACCGATCGTCGATTTCATGGTGAAAAGTGTAGAGCATATCCTCGAAACCGAGTTCGATCGATCGTTGTCGGATACTGGGGTTCATATCATCGACCCGTTCGTCGGGACGGGCAATTTCATCGTCCGTCTCATGCAGGACATCCAAGGCACAGCGTTAGAGGAGAAATACCGTCACGAGTTCCACTGCAACGAGGTAATGCTCCTACCCTACTACATCGCCAGCCTGAACATCGAACAAGAATTCTTTCAACGCACAGGGACGTATCTGCCGTTTGAAGGCATCGCGCTTGCGGACACGTTTGAATTGCTGGAACAGCAGCAAGGCGAACTCTTCACGCGCGAAAACACGGAACGGGTGGAGAGACAGAAGACAGCGGATATGTTCGTCGTCATCGGCAATCCACCTTATAATGCGTGGCAAGTAAATGAAAACGATAATAACAAAAATCGCAAATATGAGACGATGGACAAGCAGATCGCGGAGACGTATGCTAAAGACTCCAAAGCAACGCTCAAAAACGCGCTTTACGATCCGTATGTGAAAGCGATCCGATGGGCATCAAAGCGGATTGGAGAGGAAGGGGTTGTCGCATTTGTAACAAATAATAGCTTCCTTGACGGTTTGGCGTTTGATGGGATGCGAAAACATCTTGCAGAAGATTTTGACGCGATCTACATTCTGGATTTGGGAGGGAATGCACGAAAAGGATTAAAGGTATCAGAGGCGAATGTGTTCGGCATTCGGGTTGGGGTGAGCATCAACCTGTTTATCAAGGCAAAGCAGAATCCATCACCTTCTGGTCATATCTTTCATTATCAAACAGACGAACTATGGAACAAAGAGCGTAAGTTTGAATTTCTCAATGAACATCAACACATTGGTGCTATTGAGTGGAAATCTATTCAACCGGATGCACGACACACATGGCTCACCGAAGGACTCCACACCGAGTTTGATGCCTTCATCCCGATGGGAACTAAGGAAACGAAGGTAGAAAAAGACACAGCGATAGATGTAATCTTTAAGACTTACAGTAGTGGTGTTACAACGGGACGCGACCCATGGATTTACAACTTCGACCAAGACGCACTTGCTAATAACATGCACAGAATGATTGAGGATTACAATGCCGAGGTCGCTCGATGGGCGCAAAGGACGAACCGAAGTGCCAATCTTGATGATTTTGTGGTGTCAGATGATACGAAAATCAAATGGAGTTCAACCTTAAAACAAAAACTGAAGGGTGGACAAATCGCCTCATTTGCGGAAGCGAAAATCCGACAGTCAATCTATCGTCCCTTTACAAAATCCCACCTCTATTTCGACAGAATGGTAAACGATAGAATGCTTGTATTTCCATCTATCTTCCCTACCCTGGAGACAGAATCGGAAAATAGAGTGATTATCGTTAGCGATCACGGCTTCCGAGCAGGCTTTAATACCCTGATGGCAAATCTGATTTCTGACTCCCACATACTTGCGACTCAGGACCGCTTTCAATGTTTCCCGTTTTACACCTACGATGAAGACGGCACAAACCGACGAGAGAACATCACCGACTGGGCATTGGCAGAATTCCGAACCCACTACAGCGATGACACCATCACCAAATGGGACATCTTCCACTACAACTACGCGCTCCTGCACCACCCCACCTATCGCGAGAAATACGAGATGAACCTCAAGCGCGACCTCCCGCATATCCCTTTCGCCGAAGACTTCTGGGGATTCGCCGAGGCAGGCGCGGCATTAGCGGACCTCCACGTTAACTACGAATCCGCTCCGAAATATAATGGACTGAAATATATTGAGACACCCGGAATGCCGGTAGATTGGCGCGTTGAGAAGATGAAACTCTCCAAAGACAAGACGCAGCTGAAATACAACGATTTCCTGACATTGGACGGCATCCCTGCGGAGGTCTATGAGTATCGACTCGGCACACGGTCTGCGTTGGAGTGGGTGGTAGATCAGTATCGTGTCAAGACAGACAAACGGAGCGGCATCATCAATGACCCGAACCGTGAGACAGAACCGCGGTATATCGTTGACCTCGTCGCCAGCGTCATCACCGTCAGCCTAAAGACGGTGGAGATTGTTAGAAACTTACCTACGTTGTAA
- a CDS encoding thermonuclease family protein: MFRYFVILLTLVGIFNDVSAHNRKVASDGCHREGDSYHCHSADTTIGFISNEARYYEVDRVIDGDTLDFIYSDQGIITTRLYGVDTPESHKGTKLTKDAKSVLEQGGTTPDHDDYEDLLETEKERQLELGAAATQYVEDTLEDKDVFVLFEDSDTFPFIQKGSEGRFLAYVFYADDTGTRMLNLQLIAEGHAEADYLDAPFRYRWAFIDDDMDAVRENIASVALPEKPVTLSPASVRHHLTTSWAVLKKRYR, translated from the coding sequence ATGTTTAGATATTTTGTCATTTTACTCACACTCGTCGGAATCTTCAACGATGTATCCGCGCATAACAGGAAGGTAGCATCGGACGGCTGTCATAGAGAAGGTGATTCTTATCACTGCCATTCCGCAGATACAACGATAGGTTTTATATCGAACGAAGCCCGTTATTACGAAGTAGACCGAGTTATTGACGGAGACACCCTCGATTTCATCTATAGCGACCAAGGTATCATTACAACACGGCTCTACGGTGTGGATACCCCTGAAAGCCATAAAGGGACAAAACTCACGAAAGATGCGAAATCTGTATTGGAACAAGGTGGCACTACACCTGACCACGATGACTATGAGGACCTTTTGGAAACCGAGAAAGAACGTCAATTGGAACTCGGCGCAGCGGCAACGCAATACGTCGAGGATACCCTCGAAGACAAGGATGTATTCGTACTTTTCGAGGATTCTGACACATTTCCGTTTATCCAAAAGGGTTCTGAAGGGAGGTTCTTGGCGTATGTGTTTTACGCAGATGACACCGGGACTCGCATGCTAAACTTACAACTTATTGCCGAGGGGCATGCCGAAGCCGATTACCTGGACGCGCCATTCCGATACCGATGGGCGTTCATTGATGACGACATGGACGCAGTAAGGGAAAACATTGCGTCTGTAGCACTCCCAGAGAAGCCTGTAACACTTTCACCGGCATCCGTCCGTCACCACCTCACAACTTCTTGGGCAGTGCTGAAGAAACGATACCGCTAA